DNA sequence from the Labrus bergylta chromosome 13, fLabBer1.1, whole genome shotgun sequence genome:
ACAGCCCCCTTCAAGCAATGTGAATATGTGGCCAAGTACAACAGCCAGAGGTGTACCAACCCCATCCCCAAGTCTGAGGACCGCAGGTGTGTATCTATGTGGGCATTTCATTTATGTGGAAAACATGATGTGACTTTGTGTGCATTGTGTACTGAggatgttgtcttgtttttcagatACTGTAACAGCCACCTGCAGGTTCTGGGCTTTATCCccaagaaggaaagaaaaaagaaacatgatgcTTTGGAGGATATGCGCTCTCGGGCTCACCTGGAGTCTGTGGCTCTCAACATAACTGTGCCCTCTTTAGCTCTAAAAACCCCCAATGGCTTGGATGAACTTCCACCATCTCCCCCCTGTACACGCCTGTTACCCCTCCCTGATGGGGAGCTCCTGGACCCTTTTGCCTTTTACGAGGACGACACAGATGATGAGGAGGTGGGAGCTCCTCGGAAGGCGAACGCCATCAAGAAGAAACTGCAGAGTCGCGTGGTGCTCAACCAGAAGCTCTGTCATGACACGGACCTCTTCCAGGCACCCTCTGAGCACTTTAGTCCCTCCCCCGTCTCCCGTGTTCACTCCTCCTCGCCGATGAACACTCATCTCCCACGGCAGCAGTCAGGTCTTCTCCAGCCACCCCAGCACTCCGGCGTGACTTCCTTCATCTTCCCAGGAAAGCAGCAGGGTTTATTATGCAATCCATCACCACCTCAGACGGTCAACTTTCTGCCTCCGGGGATGCCAGCTAATGCAGCACCCAGTCCAGTGCAACCCTCTGGGCCATCACTCAGCAGGAAAATGCCTTTCACTGCTACTCACCTGCCTGTCAGTTGCAAGGacagtggcagcagcagcaatcAGCGGCATGTGGTCGTCATGCGTCCTGCTGCCTTCTCACCTTCTGCCAGCTGCCTGGCCAGGTTGCAACACCTGGTACAGCTCTGTGCCAAGAGACACCGGGAGCATGGTGACCTCTTTCCTCATCTAGGTGCTTATTTCACTTGCATTTAGCGCATACTTTTAAACtctgtaaattcacattcaGTTAAAAGACTATTTAATTTCTTTCAGATACAGTGTAGCATTTCAGATTTGAGATTGCTGAGATAGGATGAGCTGCTCTAACAAGTTGTCTTCCAGGATTGGACTGGTCTGAAGACagtgctgatgatgatgatgatgacgaagAGGAGGCTGTGACTTTTGTTCCTTTCCTGAGCCCTGGGAGACCCCAGAATGGGTTGGTACCCCACAACTTAATACCCAGTTTGTAAGCTTGTTAGAGCccgcagtgtgtgaatgttccTGAATGAGATTAGCACTTAACATAGCATCCTTTGCCATCAGTGGGAGGATGAGGTGTGTATGGATGAACATGACTTGGAGTGTAAAAGcatttgagtagtcagaatacTAGAAAAGGTTTTATAATTACAGTCCATTTACTATGTCTTAACTgctattcactttttttttttaaataggcttGAAGACGACAGAGGTTCATCTCGGAGAACACGGCTGCTTCGGTTTTGCTCGTACCTCCGGGAGAAATACAAGCACATGTGCCGGGAGGAGAGGGCGAGTATCCGCCAGAAGAGATACCGCTATGCCTTCCGCAAAGCCTTGATGCACGCTGCCAGTAACAACCCTGACTGTGCCGGGCAGCTGATCCAGGAGTTACGTGATGCCTCTCGGAGCTCCTCAAGGTAATTCTCACAAATATTATTGCAGTTTTGTCTGTGTTGGTATGTGCAACAAACCATGGTGAAACCAGTAAAAAACTTcacatcaaacaacaacaaatagaaGTTACATTTTGATGATCTCTTATAATAGATTGGTCTGTGCtgctttttgcatttttttttatctcacaatCTTCATCTcataatttaacatgtgcaTAACACTTTGAAcatggagagttttttttttctcagtcctctgtgtgtttacttCCTCAGTGATTCTCCGGCAAGGCAGCAGAAGACAGATCCAGGGACCTGCACTGGCAGCACAAAGGGGCAGGCCTGCAACAACAGAGCTTTGCCCTTCACTCAACACTGCTTTCAGCGTATCCTGTCCACCAAAACATGGCTGTTCAGCTCTCTTGTTTTTTATGTCAAGACTGGTGTTATCAATGTTTTGAGGACGTTCTTGTTTCGACACATAATGTGTCGTATAACTCCTCCCCTTTGTGATGGAGTGCTGTGATCCCATGCCCTGTGTTGTCTTGAGTGTTTGGTTATTTCCTTGATTGTTCTCTGTAGATATTCTGTTGAATCGTTCCCAGCAGCTCTTTGCGAGTTGCACAGCCAAATTTGCAGATGGTCAGCAGTGCTCCATCCCCGTGTTTGATATCACGCATCAGACACCACTCTGTGAAGAGCATGCCAAAAAAATGGTGAGATAAATTTTAAAGTAGAAGTCCAACAATTTGGGAGTAATGAGAGTTAAATGAGAAGATGATAGCAGACTTGTCTTTAGCATAAATATGAGCTAACTTGTCTTGTCAAAGAGACTTAAAACAAGGAAACGGCTTACCTGGCCTCTTCTCTATGATAACTCttgttctctgtctgtattCCACACAGGATAACTTCCTGCGAGGGGATGGGAACAGAAGAgtgcagcaccagcagcagcaacagcgaAAGCCACGTAAAAAGACCAAACCACCGGCACtcaccaaaaaacacaaaaagaagaggaggagaggacctCGGAGGCCACAGAAACCCATCCCTCCAGCGCTGCCGCAGGGGAACCTGGGAATGCCTTCTACAAGCCTCGCCATGCCATCACAAGCCAGCATCAGGTGTGCTATGCTGTTGTCAATGATGACTTTAAAAAGGGAGCCTCGTTCAGAGAGGGTCTTATGAAAGGTATGTTTGTcattaatcatttttttgtttgttgcaggAGCCCTTCAACTCCAGACCTGAGCACAGATGAGCTACCTGACGATATCACCAATGACATGGCAGACATTCCTAATGACCTCGAGCTAAACCAGGAGGATTTCTCTGACGTTTTGCCCAGACTACCTGATGACCTGCAGGACTTTGACTTGTTTGAAGGTTGTCCTCTATTAAGCAACACACTCCTTTAATGTATACAAAAAAAGTCTTCCCTGGgattttaaaaccaaaaaatgatttttgtctctctgtaggTAAGAACGGGGATTTACTGCCCAccacagaggaggcagaggagctGGTGCGTGCTCTGCAGGCTATGGGCTCCTACCCAGACTCCCTGGTGTGCCTAACCTCCATAGGAGACCTGGCTCCCTCTGAAGGGGTGGACCACCGTGCCATGACGGTGTTCCCGGGTCCGGTCCAGCCGGGTGGGATGGGGGATCTGCTGAACAGCCGCATCCCCACAGAGAACTTCACGAGCCTTGAGCTGGAGGACAACCTACTGCAGTCCACCGGGGGTCAGTTTCCTCCCTCACTGCCATCTCAGCCTGCAAACCAGCCCCCGTCGTCGTGCTCCAACCTTACCTCATCTGCTTCTACCGTAGCCCCCTCTGCCACCTCCCTGCTCACCCAGACCTCCATAACGGAGCGAACGTTTTCCCGGACAAACGCGTCACATGGGCTGACAAAGTCGGACGCACCCACATCCTCTCCTCAAGGCAGCCACTTCAGCAGTGAACATGTGCCATCCCCATACAGTGACCACATGTCCTCTCCCCATGCCGGCTCCTTCCAGACAGaccctcctctgctgctggaaGTCCCTCTCAGTGGGGCACCAGGACCCCCGCGCTCATCATGGAACaatctccctctccccctcacCGACCCAGCGCAGTTTGGCAATCTCATAGGATCAGAAAGTCATCTCATATCCACCGCCCTGTCCACCCCCCCGGCCACCACCACACACTCTGTGACGCTGCAGCCCATGGCCGCACTCTCAGCGATGCCTCAGAGCGGCCTGACAGGCCTAACCACTCCCTCTGCTCCCTCGTCACATGATCTCCTGACCTCCACACAGCCCAAGCAGCAGCTCCCTCAGTTCAGCGCGGCCTTCGGCCATCAATTGGCCTCCCACAGTGGCATCCCGAAAGACGTGCAGCCTAGCCACAGCTCTACAGCGCCCCCGGCTGGCTTTTCAATAGTTAGTGCCACTGCTGCAAGTGCCAAAAGCGCCACACCCCCTTTTAAACAAAGTCAATGAGAGCAGGCACCTTGCAGCAGCTGCATTGTGGACTCACAGCAACTTAAAATCCAGttgacccccccaccccccaccctccctctctctccatctgctACATGTGTGCAATGTGGTAATCGTGCACTTTTTGACAATTTGCACAAACCTCAGATTATCCTCAATGTTTTCCATTTCCCTTCTTTCACTCTGAAGGCAGTCGGTCTCTGGCATTTTGAAGTCACTGTGAGTCCACATGTTGGCTGCCTTGTGGTTTTCCTCTGCAGGGGGTTAATGGTAACACTGATGGAATGAATGAACAGGTGAAAAACAGGTGGAAGGACCTTGTGAGAGATTGTGTCACACTCAGTGGTCCCTTTGCCACTTAAAAGTCCTGTCTTTGATGATCCACTGTACCCTTGCCTTGCTCAGATGGCCATTTACTTTCTCCACCTGTCCCTCACACTGCTTCTGTCACCCTCTGAAAAAGAAGAGTATTGGTTGTGATCTTTGTTACCCATTATGTTGCAAGCTATttaactgtcatcatgatataGAATCTTACTAAGTCAGATTTCACATTCATACGGATTTACCAAAATACttttaaacagctgtttttatattgtgtatTGTATATTGTGCTCATTTATTGGTTTGCTCAGAAGTCAAAAATCTGACCTCACCATTGGTTGTGGGACTCTGAGTTGCCTCGTAGACACTTGAAGGTAAATTTAGTTTCTTAAAgcaataaacacattaacataACTCTTGCATCACAAGGTATTGGTCTCATTTCATGTAGCTTCATTTACTGAATCTAGGAAGAATCAGGAAGATATTTTGGCCTCTATGATTGTTGTAAACGTTTTATTTTACAACAGTTTCTCTCCGAAGTAGAGCCTCTAGAGATCAACGATCAGGTCAGCCTAACATCTGCTCTCGAGTGGATTTTAAAGGCTAATACACGAGTTTCAGTGTTAATGTTTGGGGTGATGAAGGCACAACCCAGGGACTTAAAGTGTCTGCTCTCAAAGGGGCTCTGTGGTCCACATATACAATGGTCTTTAAAGACTGTCATAGATTAAGCAAATTCAGTATCAAGACTTCAAGGAAACTCATTCTTAAATTCCCACTGAAGGTGACGTTGGAATTTAATGTTTTACTCAAatataaagtgatttttttttttttagctaaatgCAAACCTGGGGTCTGATTTTAACTCTAAATGAGaactcctcacctgtctgttaACAACTCACACAGCAGTGCGACCATGGCTTTTAATAGATATCATTGAAGACATTTGACGGATTGTCAGACATTGTTGAGTATTAGGTATATAGAGTAGAAGTCTCTATCTTGGGGTTTGTTGGTGAATTATTGAGTAGCAATGGATTAAAATTTTTATTTGCAATGTATTCAGTGGAACACGTGTCTTGTGGAATGAGTCTTGTTTTTTAATGGCTATCAAAAATGCTTGTTAAGATCTCTATGAAGGTAGAGGGATCGTTGTTCGTATGctgtcagtttgttttgaagAATCACCTGATGGAGAATGTTTTTGATAGCTATTAAACTCCAGGAAGAAGTCTGAGATTGCATGGGGCAGCATAAATAATATCAGTGTATGATTATGGTCACTGGCTCGATTCTTGGTGGTATAAATCATAGGAGTATATAGACATCACCATTTCATTTCCTGGAGAgataaagtatgtttttttccaACATAAATTTGCACAGAAGTGGCAGGAGGCCGGTAACATTGGTGTTTCACGTCCTGTGTCtgtcttgccttttttttgttttgtttctttttttgctagGACGCTCCTTAAATGAACACCTGTCATCACTGTGGGCTCTGAGAGCCTGCaccagaaccccccccccccccccacccccccaatttccagctgtgaggaggcCCAGTTGTGTCTCTCCCTTccaaagagaaaacacattCTGAAGTGTAAACCTGTAGCTCCACCAGAGACAACAGGGCCTCTCAGTCGCTGCAGTGTTGCAACGACTAATCGTTCACACAGTGCCCCAAAAAAAgttcaattaaaacaattatggatggatggagaagTTTGCAAGTCGTTACTGCTGTATCCACATAGCATGAGATTAATCACTGCACCAGTgtcctcccccccccaaaaaaatacaaatcacgtagatcaaaacaaaaaacagggcTTGTAGGCACATTTAACGGCTTGAATTCAGAAATGGCTGACAAATTCCTATACTCATTGAATGTACTGTattactgtttttaaagataGGACGAGCTAATCTAGTCACCTTTTGTTATTGGTCCTTGTTTAATTTGTCTAAGGTATTTTTTGTATACAaaggtttacatttttatgtatattttcTTGTGTACAAATGATGTAATATGTGTACAAACACTGTATGTAATATCTGTATATAGTGTGAGAAATTGgatcttttgtttttggatgTATAAATAAAACTTGCTGTGAGGTATTTGCTGACATTGTTTGTTGTCGGTTTGTTTCTAAATAGGTGACACGTTGTTTCCATTACACACGAGGTGTGTGGTTACATGCAGGCCGCCACAACGCTTATCGACTGCTGCTGAACTCTAATCTTTCCATGCTCATGGACATTAATTCAATGCTGGATTTTCAGCTAAATGGGGGCTAGAGAGTAATCATGTCACTTTAATAAAAGTTGCTGAAATTCTAAAATTCaagttcacatttttaaaaggtaaaTGTGATAAACAGACCTGAGCAGATCTGAGTGGTATTAAAGCTCCCTTTTCCCAATCACATGTCCTTCATGGAAAAAGGGGCAGTACAGTGGACACAAAGAAATGAGGTTTTCCATCTTCACTTAAAGAGTACAAAACCGTTAGCAGCAGGAGTTAGCCTAGTTCTTGAATTATAAACCTCCCTGTACTTCAagtgctcagaaaaaaaggaagtttgGAGATCTATGATTCAATCACAAGGGTAAGGCCAACTCCTGATGTCCATGTGCTATGAACAAAACCTCCAGAGAAGCTACAAAAAGGAACCTTTACCACCAATACACACACGAGgtttcaaagagaaaaaaacaaaattttatttaccttttaaaaaaatatataaaatatttcccctctctctctccactcatCCATCCCCCACAGAGCCCTCACCACTTGAGAgccaattacacacacacacacgcacgcacgcacacacgcaaaaacaaaagaatcaaACCAAACACTTGTAAGAAATTTAGTAGCTCAATTAACGCGTGCAGCTACCTGGAGTTTGAATATCCTGATGGGTCAGTTTATGGTTAGGGGTCATGTTGCAGATGAGGGTTAATATGTACATTACATGGAGACTGAAGTCACagttcatgaaaaacaaaaagttacagCTCAAACAACGGCAGAACTGTTCATCAAATTTGTactggattttttatttttacttcaagCATTTGACAACTCTCAATAAATCCAACAGCACTGTCCTGAATTAGCAAACATGTATACTGGACTATAAAACTGTCAGCCAAGtcacacaaaatgaaatgtacaTTAGAAGTGATTGCTCTCCAGTGTTTACTGAAATGTACACTGAACCAAACCTCACTCCCTCCATCACATAACACTGCTCTTTTGGGTTATAAAAATAGTTGAACAGAATATATGTCTACTTGTGCTAAGAAATGACTCCTGGCGTCCACACTGATTTATTgccatacaacacacacaaggtgggggggggagagaaaattAAACTAGTGTAAATGCAACACAATATCTTAAGTCATTTTAAGTACCTTGttagaaatcaaatcaaagaaacaaaataaatctgcaaaGTGCAACATAGAAGAGTCATACCAGCACATGTCAAAGGTGCAACATGTTTGAACGTGTCTCAGCTGAGCTGTGAGCCTCACATGACAGATTTCACACGAGAAGTATGAATGAAgatctctttttttcagaggaGAAAGGAAAGCAATCAACTTTGcagataaaaaataacattctggttcagtttctttgtttggtTATCCAGTGAGCATTGACAAAACAGGGAGCAATTAAACTTTTCAAaattgaggaaaaaaagaaaaataattttttttaggAGTTACACTTATCTTCTTTTTTGATATTAGATcataactgtttgttttttatttttgcacgaGTGGGGAGAATACCTACATCCTGCAGCCAGCAAGCATGGTTACTGAATTGTTCCGTAAATCCCACCTTAAAGAAAAAGCTCACATTGTAATTTCATTTCCTTATGCCAATTAATGGAGACTACAAGTTACCTGCCCCTGGAAAGATAGAGTTAAAGAAAAGCACAAGTCTCTAATATAAGACAAAACTctcatttttgtcttattttcatTCTTGTATTGGACAGACAAGATATGTTTtaattagggctgtcaaaaGATTAACATTTTTTAGACCACGATTCATCATTTAATTTCAATAGTTAGttgtgattaatcacatttttaatcgcatgtttgaaatctATTATTccccatttcaaaataaaatttgttgggcttttattttgaagttatgaactgtcttaagctgagaatACCtgacttgctgtttgaattgaaccctgcttttattttgaaataaagtatgACCTTCTCGTAGATCAAAGGTGACTAACTTTACTTCAGGAACGATAACACagtgaaatatttgatgacacGGGGGTGGAAAATACTTTTCATTCGTCAACTGAAATGTCTagaagttttaaaaagtgaaatgagacatttggaagatgcagcagtgttctgttcactgtgactacagggagacactgcagaggCTTATCTACGGTGGGTCTAAAGGGACAAATAGAATGTGATTTATCACgattgacaaaaaaatgaatgcattacgTTTAGACCTTGATTAATCTTGATTAACTATTTAATGTTGACAGCCCTAGTTTTTCAGTGAGCTTAAGATGTGCTTGTGATTGATTTTGTCACATTTAGACAATTCAGGCCAGCTGTTTCCTCATTTCCAACCTTTGCTGCTAACTATAATTTATATTTACCAGACAGATGTGTGAACACATGCTTTTTTCATCTAACTCCTCAAAAGGAAAAATGATGCTTTATACCAAACTGTTGAGCTCTCACTTTATTCATATTGAGCCATTTATTGtctactggaaaaaaaaaacatcacactgCTCATTCAGGTTAAATCAAATCTCCTCTCATCTGAGAGAAAACAGGTCCATTTGTTCATGTGCTCATTATTCTGACAAGGAATGATAGGAACATCTTTGATCAATTGTCTTTTAAAGTATTGCTGCATAAGCATTTTAATgccagagggagagaaaaaaatcacaacaaaaacatttgatctAACAATTTAAAGCTAATACTATTCATCCCATTCATCACAAATACTCTAAGGCTTAATCAACTCAGGACTCGACATTCCTTCAGCCCTGCAGCAGTGTGCTACAACGCATACTGCTGAGGCCGACCAATAGGCCTTATACTGTTAGACTTTCATGCACATTCCTTGAAAACTACAGTCAGAAGTAGTAGCAGTGCCGCTGGTCTCTGAACACCTCCTGGCTTCATGTAAATATGTACATCTGACAGCAGAGTCGTCTGCTATGTGAGACCTCCATTTGTGTTTACTGTACAACTGAAAAAAACTAATAGACAGCCCGGCAGATACGACACTGACCAACTCCGAGCTCCGAGCTGTGAGACTTCAGGCAGACTTTTCTTTGTCCCAGATAGCATACCTGCAAAGTACTGTTAGTCTCATGCTACTGTTTTATGGCTACTTTGTTTATAGTCAAAGGCATTTATACTTGAAGTGCAATTAAAGCTGTAGGTACGCTGAGGAGATAGATAGTACCTCTGCAGCTCTTAGGAAGACTAACAGAGTCTGCTGAGAAAGAAACTAGATGATGGAATGAATGGACGAAACTTCAGTTTATCTAACTGGTCAAAAACGCATGTTGAATCAGTCTGACAACACAGCATCCAGTGTTTAGAACTGGTGGGGGCTTCAGTGGTCCAGCCTTTTTgtgtgaatttctttttttctttttttacattctccAAAATTATTACAAACACAGCATAGCGAGTGAAACCAAAAAGTGAATGAAGAAATCTTTCATAAATCAATAGTGAAACATGATAAGAGGGCAGCCATTTTCATTGACTTCGTGATacctaaaatgttttttatatctgGAGAAAATCAAAGACTGATATACAAAAGAACAAGTAGAAAGGCAAGGCAATCTCATATATGGCCATTTTAGTCTCTCAAAATATTTACCTCAAAACCGTTATCTACAGTTTGCATTTGGCCATTTGTACACAGTGGTTCCATTAGAAACACTTCTTTATTTGTTCACAAATCTGTAGAAATTAACTTATTTACAAGTCTGTACAGCCAACCTATAGAGCTCTTTCCATATCCCAGAGGACCCAGTCCACTTAAAGCAGGATACCTGAGTTTTCAATAGAATGCTTCAAGCCCACTCATCACACCTCACCACACGTTTCACAGGATGTCTcgcacagccacacacacacacaaacacacacaagaattAAGTCAGATATTTTCCTCTGAAAGGATGC
Encoded proteins:
- the ino80da gene encoding INO80 complex subunit Da, whose amino-acid sequence is MYEGKHIHFSEVDNKPLCSYSPKLCKQRRLNGYAFCIRHVLEDKTAPFKQCEYVAKYNSQRCTNPIPKSEDRRYCNSHLQVLGFIPKKERKKKHDALEDMRSRAHLESVALNITVPSLALKTPNGLDELPPSPPCTRLLPLPDGELLDPFAFYEDDTDDEEVGAPRKANAIKKKLQSRVVLNQKLCHDTDLFQAPSEHFSPSPVSRVHSSSPMNTHLPRQQSGLLQPPQHSGVTSFIFPGKQQGLLCNPSPPQTVNFLPPGMPANAAPSPVQPSGPSLSRKMPFTATHLPVSCKDSGSSSNQRHVVVMRPAAFSPSASCLARLQHLVQLCAKRHREHGDLFPHLGLDWSEDSADDDDDDEEEAVTFVPFLSPGRPQNGLEDDRGSSRRTRLLRFCSYLREKYKHMCREERASIRQKRYRYAFRKALMHAASNNPDCAGQLIQELRDASRSSSSDSPARQQKTDPGTCTGSTKGQACNNRALPFTQHCFQHILLNRSQQLFASCTAKFADGQQCSIPVFDITHQTPLCEEHAKKMDNFLRGDGNRRVQHQQQQQRKPRKKTKPPALTKKHKKKRRRGPRRPQKPIPPALPQGNLGMPSTSLAMPSQASIRSPSTPDLSTDELPDDITNDMADIPNDLELNQEDFSDVLPRLPDDLQDFDLFEGKNGDLLPTTEEAEELVRALQAMGSYPDSLVCLTSIGDLAPSEGVDHRAMTVFPGPVQPGGMGDLLNSRIPTENFTSLELEDNLLQSTGGQFPPSLPSQPANQPPSSCSNLTSSASTVAPSATSLLTQTSITERTFSRTNASHGLTKSDAPTSSPQGSHFSSEHVPSPYSDHMSSPHAGSFQTDPPLLLEVPLSGAPGPPRSSWNNLPLPLTDPAQFGNLIGSESHLISTALSTPPATTTHSVTLQPMAALSAMPQSGLTGLTTPSAPSSHDLLTSTQPKQQLPQFSAAFGHQLASHSGIPKDVQPSHSSTAPPAGFSIVSATAASAKSATPPFKQSQ